The Anomaloglossus baeobatrachus isolate aAnoBae1 chromosome 4, aAnoBae1.hap1, whole genome shotgun sequence genome contains the following window.
ATGCATGTATTTTTTTGAACTCTTAAATATTGAAATTTTTTTAAAATACTTGCTATGAGAGTATAATGGAGTCAGGTTACACAAAAAGTGTCTATGTATTGTGCAATACATTGTCTTATAGTAAATGCATAAAGTCATAAATAGATCACACATACAATATAAACTCATACAAAATTCACATATTTAATTTATCAAATCTTATAAAAGCGGCAGCCCCATAAGAATTTTCTCATCCAATTAAAATTTTAGGCTTTTCGAGCAATTCTAATATAGTAAACAGACCAGATATCACAATATTAACATATTAACATAcaggtgcatcttaataaattagaatatcatcaaaaagttaatttatttaagtaattcaatacaaaaatggaaatgcatatattatatagagtcattacacacagagtgatgtatttcaagtgtttatttctgttaatgttgatgattatggcttacagccaatgaaaacccaaaagtcatctcagaaaattagaataattaccataaaacacctgcaaatgtgttgccccagggacatcgatccaccttcagggacgccacagggtcttcttctgtatataaCAAGTCAACAGGTATGTCGATTTTGTatatatatttgtcgtgacgccactcacggtttacggtcagggatatgggtgaccgccactgcaggtttaataagcgtctggggttgatggagtccgcagtcggatggtgtggcctcccgtgagtgaggcaggccccaggggctcaggtgtgtaaaacaacaggtcccagaataactcagtctcagtccagaaagtctttcaactgatctttactcactttagttgttttgtgaggtacccgggcgatgctgagataaaccaggttgaaaccaggagctccttcaggccggtcgaagggtaaccattaacttgccttcctagcactcttttttcggataacccctgacttgaagtaccgtgtggtctatccagggaagtcgctactgccttttttcccctttttggaccgtttgccggcagcgtggaccaggtgagatggcttctggctctgtctccttatgggtccctccgTTGCTGCTGAGACTcgaactctgtatggttggtgagagacttgtagttcccctctccGGCAGGTtaagcagatagttaaacttgagtctactctagggacctgttccatatacgtgcctagtcaccaggagtctccgtactcaactgactctctctctatgtctttctgactgactgactggtaaccgttctcccccgccaacggctgctccacgtgcagggtctgactagtgtgagcacgcgtctgcgtctcctagcaaccgccgctcaccactatcagactggctcgctccacttctttcctgacagcctctgcaacttagctcccaggccctccactataccccttgacaagaattgaaggccagacccctccagggactgcccaagggtcccatctaatggtgtgggagacctggttgctatgtgtctgtgcgtacacacctctttccggcctttagaactacctggaagcactgtcccagcatgggtgcattactcagtagtgcctgaccaggtcaggggcgccacacaaaggcTTCCTAAAAGTTTAAAATCGTctcttagtctggttcaataggctacacaattatggggaagactgctgacttgacagatgtcctgaaggcagttattgacatactccacaaggagggtaagctacaaaaggtTGCTAAAGATGCTGGCTGTTcagagagtgctgtatccaagcatattaatggaaagttgagtggaaggaaaaagcgtGGTAGAAAACGgtacacaagcaaccgggataaccgcagccttgataggattgttaaaaaaagaccattcaaaaatttgggggagattcacaaggcgtggactgctgttggagtcagtgcttcaagagccatcacacacagatgtatccaggacatgactAACACAACCAGCCTATGATACTTGGCTGGGAAAGGAAGTGAAAGCACACACAATTGCTTTGATTAGAAAATTAGAAAACTTTATATAACCCTTTACTTCTAGTATACAATTTCTCCCTGTTTGAATGAATCAGACACTTTACTGAGCCAAAGTGTTTCTTTGACTTTAATCCATGATGCAATATTAGAATTCGGACACACTATACTAAAACAACAAACAGAACGATTAATcactaatataatataataataagtatccaggacatgggctacaactgtcgcattccttgtgtcaagccactcatgaccaattgaCAATGccaaaagcgtcttacctgggccaaggagaaaaagaactggactgttgctcagtagcccaaggtgttgttttcatattaaagtaaattttgcatttcatttggaaatcaaggtcccagagtctggaagaaaagtggagaggccacaatccaagctgtttgaggtctagtgtgaagtttccacaatcaatatggtttggggagccatgtcatctgctggtgtaggccaCGGTGTTTAATCAAAagcaaagtcagcgcagctgtctaccaggaaattttagagcacttcatgcttccctctgctgacaagtttTTTGgtaattttattttccagcaggacttggcacctgcccacactgccaaaagtaccaatacctggtttaataacgacagtatcactgtgcttgattggccagcaaacttgcctgatctaagccccatagagaatctatggggtattgtcaagaggaagatgagagacactagacccaacaatccagacaagctgaaggctgctatcaaagcaacctggccttccataacacctcagcagtgccacaggctgatcacctccatgtcaCACTACATTGatccagtaattcatgcaaaaggtgcCCCGGCCAAGTATTGACTACATTTACTGTATAGACCTTTAAgtacgccaacatttctgagtttaaaatcattttttcagttggtcttatataatagtctaattttttgagataatgaattttgggttttcattggctgtaagccataatcatcaacattaacagaaataaacacatgaaatagatcactctgtgtaatgactctgaaTAATATATGTTTCCcactttgtattgaattactgaaataaattaactttttcatgatattctaatttattgagatgcacttgtatactaATGTTGATCTAATTTTCAATTTATATGTAAATCTTACCTCCCAAAGGCGGCCCAATGAGAACAGGGCAACATTCCACAATGGTCACAAGTCCAACAGCACTGGAGAATCGTGATGCTCCAACCATGTCCATCAGAGTTTCAAATAAAACACTGCTTACCATTCCAAAAGCAAAACCAAAAAATACTGCATATATGACCAGTCCAGTGTAATCATTTGCAAAACAACACAAAACATGGCAAATGCCATTATACAAAATAGCAAAACTGAAAAAATATTGTATCCTTGGGCGTATGTACTTGGAGTTTGCAACCATTCCCATGGTAGGCCTTGCAACCATATCTACAAAAGCTAGGATAGACAATAAAAATGCAGATGAATATTGGTCAATGCCCATATGCTTAGCATAGGGGGCCAGGAAAAcaattggagcaaaaaatcctacaAACATGATGACATTCCCAGACAAGTAAATAAGAAAACCACGGTGCTTAAAAAGTGACAAGTCTAAATACTTGTTAATGCTTTGGCATATTGTTGACTTCTCTGTCTTTTTGTCAAGGGGTTTCTTGTCTGCTTTTTCCTCATCTTTCTTTATAGGTTTTGGTCCAAGGGGCCTCATGAGGGATCCAGCCACGCAGCAGTTTAATAGAAGACCTCCTAAAATTAAAAAGCTTCCTCTCCATCCAAACTTATTGAAGAGAAACTGATTAAGTGGAGCCAATGTGCTTAGAAACACTGGGCTTCCTGCCATAGCAAGTCCATTTGCAATAGGACGCTTTTTAAAAAAATACTTCCCAATAATTGTTAAAGAGGGTTGAAGATTAAATGCCAATCCAAAACCTACATGGAGAAAAAAACAATGTAATAACAATTAAGTATTGATCAGAGCAAACTTAAAGAAAATGTTGACAAGTAAGCATAAGGCATCCAGTAAATTCTGGAGATCAGAAGCAGATTTACATAGTTACAGAGTCATAtaaattgaaaaaagacctaggtccatctagttcaaccttcctcgacTAATTATACATTTTGTAATTAAATcagttataactgacaatgttgtatgtactgaggaaatcatccagtcctatagttacatagttatttatATAGTACCACATAGTTATTTATGTTCTGTCTTATTTCTAGCTTGTAGAATATCTGCTTAAAATATCAATCAATGTAATATATTTTAGTTATAGTGGTTGTCTCATGAAGCCGACATGGAAATGGACCTTCAGTAGCTAACTTTCCAATGATTACAGTGGTTAAGTAGGCAACTTggttgctcagtggttatcactattGCTTTGCAGTGCTAGGCTCCATACCAGACCATTGACaatatctgtaaggagtttgtatgttctccctgtgtttgtgagaATATCGTCCAGTTATTCTTGGTTATtcccacacttcaaaaacatactgatagggaatttagcttGTAAGCCCCAAGGGGGATAGTGAAGATGATGTCTGtagagcgctgtggaattaatggcactgtattagtgagtaaaataaataaagttgTACCCTTATCCCAACAGCCGTTATTAGAGCATGAATGTCCTATAGTATATAGCTACAATAGAACTTGGCACATCAAAATATATATAAAGACTTTATTGTACAGGAAATACCAAAAATACAATGTTTcaacccctatatttgggtcttcatcagacacaatagattcttgtGTAGCCATATGCCTTTAAAATAGTCATATTGTCAAATCACCATTTCTGTGCAATaaattcattttggtgtgccaagttttCTTGTATCTAATGGTGGGTTTGAacccttcttaaagggaacctgtcatcactttttttggctataagctgcggccatcaccacagggctcttatatacagcaatataagagcccaggtcgctgtgactacataaaaaacactttataatacttacctaacggttgcgctgcGGGGGAAATGGGTCAaggaggcgtctccgttgtctggtgccggtgctgcctctttcggccatcttcatcctccttcttctgaagcctgtgtgcatgacgcgtctacgtcatacacactcgccggtcctgcgcaggcgcactacaaaactttgatttgccctgttcagggcagatcaaagtgcgcctgctcaggacctgaatgctggcaagtgtggatgacgtcagacgcgtcatgaaccgcggcttcagaagaaggaggacgaagatggccgaaagaggtggcgccggcactGGACAATGGAGACGCCTCTGTGACCCAATTCCAATGCAGCGCAACCGttgggtattataaagtgttttttatgtagtcacagcggcctgggctcttatatacagcatgatagaatgctgtatacagtgcctacaagtagtattcaaccccctacagatttagcaggtttgataagatgcaaataagttagagcctgcaaacttcaaacaagagcaggatttattaacagatgcataaatcttacaaaccaacaagttatgttgctcagttaaattttaataaattttcaacataaaagtgtgggtcaattattattcaacccctaggtttaatattttgtagaataacccttgtttgcaattacagctaataatcgtcttttataagacctgatcaggccggcacaggtctctggagttatcttggcccactcctccatgcagatcttctccacgttatctaggttctttgggtgtctcatgtgaactttaatcttgagctccttccacaagttttcaattgggttaaggtcaggagactgactaggccactgcaacaccttgattttttccctcttgaaccaggccttggttttcttggctgtgtgctttgggtcattgtcttgttggaagatgaaatgacgacccatcttaagatccttgatggaggagcggaggttcttggccaaaatctccaggtaggccgtgctatccatcttcccatggatgcggaccagatggccaggccccttggctgagaaacagccccacagcatgatgctgccaccaccatgcttgactgtagggatggtattcttggggtcgtatgcagtgccatccagtctccaaacgtcacatgtgtggttggcaccaaagatctcgatcttggtctcatcagaccagagaaccttgaaccagtctgtctcagagtcctccaagtgatcatgagcaaactgtagttgagcattgacatgacgctttgaaagcaaaggtaccttacgggctcgtctggaacggagaccattgcggtggagtacgttacttatggtattgactgaaaccaatgtccccactgccatgagatcttcctggagctccttccttgttgtccttgggttagccttgactcttcagacaagcctggcctcggcacgggtggaaactttcaaaggctgtccaggccgtggaaggctaacagtagttccataagccttccacttctgggtgATGCTCCCAactgtggagacaggtaggcccaactccttggaaagggttttgtaccccttgccagccttgtgacgctccacgatcttgtctctgatggccttggaatgctcctttgtctttcccatgttgaccaagtatgagtgctgttcacaagtttggggagggtcttaattagtcggaaaaggctggaaaaagagataattaatccaaacatgtgaagctcattgttctttgtgcctgaaatacttcttaatactttaggggaaccaaacagaattctggtgatttgaggggttgaataataaatgaccctctgaataaacttttcacaatttaaaaaaaaaaaataaaaaaagaaataacattcttttttgctgcagtgcatttcacacttccaggctgatctacagtccaaatctcacaatgccaagttaattccgaatgtgtaaacctgctaaatctgcagggggttgaatactacttgtaggcaatgTATAAGAGGCctgtggtgatggccgcagcttatagccaaaaaaagtgatgacaggttccctttaagcacccatatttccaagtgtgccataaaccttattcCACTTGTGCTATGCTATATGATGCCTACTCTGTGTCTCAGTACCAAAGGTAATATATGAAACATTGGTTCTGTTTACTTACCACCAATGACACCTATACAAATGTATAGTTCAAGAACGCTGTTGCAGAACGATGCTGAAACCATTCCTAATGTGCAGAGCAAACCTCCTGCAATTACGACCGGTCGGCTGCCATACTTGTTAACTAGGATGCTACTTATTGGACCTAGAATGTGAAAAACAAAGAGTTTATAATGTACCGCATTTGATctataaaaaagataaaaacaattaTAATAAAAGCTCTTCTCACATCAAGACATCCCCCTCAAAGATTAAATGTCTATCGAACATAAGGAGGCTCCTGTTAACAAAATCAATTTACTATATAAATATGTTAGTAGATATGCTACCTTTTAGAAAACAATTCAAAACCATACAACATAAAACACCAcattaaaaagttttttatttatgGAAAATATAAAATGCTTAGCAGTTAAAAAGTTAAAACCAACTAAAGTAGAAAATATATGTCTTGTTTATCCTTTTGTAACTCCaaggtttttttttgcaatttcacttgaGTAAGGAATGTATTTAAGTCCATTATCTCTGATTATTTCTAGCTGAATTTACCCAGAAAAAATAGGAAATTTATAAACACTGGAAATATTTCTATCAGCACAGTAATGGAGTGATTCACAAGGCAAAGTTAACATGGTTACATGGCAGACAGTGATAAATGGATCTCTTCaccgaagaaaggaaagaggggaaCAAATACAATAAAACTACATTTGGGAACCTGACAGCTAAGACACCATGAATGCTTCCGATATATTATGAATGCAATTAGCAAGATAATACCTTCAGAAcaccagaaaaaaaactacatatgtaTAATGGATGATTTTGTGGTTAAAAAGGGAATATAATTGGAACTAGAGAGGATTCAGAATCATTTGTTTGTTGCATAAATTTTGCAAATATTGCAAGCATACTATATCTGAATCCAAACCGATCAGAATCATCCTCTAAACTAGTACACTTGGTAAACCAAAAGCAGAATGTGTTCATAAATTTTTATTACGGTAGTCATACTATCCTATTGGCCTTTGTTCAGGTGGTAAATGTCATCCATGACCCATAGGTATGCTTTAAAGCTGGTTTCACACATTCAACATTAACGGCCCAAGTATAATCAAGGGTATTCTAACCAGAGCTGATTTATGCCCTTGAGGTTATTGAGTTCAGTTTAGAAGACCAACAGCTGGTCTAAACATTACAGTCAGTTTACTTGTGTGGAGCCAGTCTAATGCATTCATCAAGAAAATATCATGAAATACTTATAACTTTCTGGTTGCCCAGGAGCTAGTGAATTCAGAAATCTACTCTACATGGAGTTAGTAGCCCTAGCAAACATTCTTGGAAATGCATCATACAGTAGATGAGCTGCTTAAATATACTCCTATATG
Protein-coding sequences here:
- the LOC142303519 gene encoding monocarboxylate transporter 2-like, yielding MPDMPVVQQHTPPDGGWGWVIVFASFISIGFSYAFPKAITVYFKEIQEIFNTSYSEIAWISSIMLAVMYAGGPISSILVNKYGSRPVVIAGGLLCTLGMVSASFCNSVLELYICIGVIGGFGLAFNLQPSLTIIGKYFFKKRPIANGLAMAGSPVFLSTLAPLNQFLFNKFGWRGSFLILGGLLLNCCVAGSLMRPLGPKPIKKDEEKADKKPLDKKTEKSTICQSINKYLDLSLFKHRGFLIYLSGNVIMFVGFFAPIVFLAPYAKHMGIDQYSSAFLLSILAFVDMVARPTMGMVANSKYIRPRIQYFFSFAILYNGICHVLCCFANDYTGLVIYAVFFGFAFGMVSSVLFETLMDMVGASRFSSAVGLVTIVECCPVLIGPPLGGWLVDLTGNYKYMYFVCGLIVIVASIWLFIGNAINYRLLAKEKLANKEKNATKEAEPLNNPEPIDVTKKSNPSDRETSI